The Candidatus Zixiibacteriota bacterium genome includes a window with the following:
- the prxU gene encoding thioredoxin-dependent peroxiredoxin (Most members of this family contain a selenocysteine.), whose translation MPEKPVGCAKPAGTVVGAVKDKKPPTEGDKVEGVMDMVTVRVGEKAPDFDAPAYNKGKFLNVKLSDYAGKWVLLCFYPGDFTFVUPTELSAVAGSHKTLKKLGVQVLSVSTDSTFVHKIWEEEELSKMTQDGIPWPMLSDGTGNIGRAYGVHDESGGVNIRGRFLIDPDGVVQAMEVLAPPVGRKIEETIRQVQAFQYVRKMKGTEACPAGWEPGDKTLKPGPELVGKVWQVWQPK comes from the coding sequence ATGCCGGAAAAACCAGTGGGATGCGCCAAACCAGCCGGTACGGTCGTAGGTGCGGTGAAGGACAAGAAACCGCCCACAGAGGGCGACAAGGTGGAAGGAGTAATGGATATGGTAACGGTGCGGGTAGGAGAAAAGGCGCCTGATTTCGATGCGCCTGCCTACAATAAAGGCAAATTCTTAAACGTCAAACTTTCTGATTACGCCGGGAAATGGGTTCTGTTGTGCTTCTATCCCGGTGATTTTACCTTCGTTTGACCGACGGAGTTGTCGGCGGTCGCCGGCTCGCATAAGACACTCAAGAAACTGGGTGTACAGGTACTCTCCGTCTCAACCGATTCGACTTTCGTGCACAAAATATGGGAGGAAGAAGAGCTTTCGAAAATGACTCAGGACGGCATTCCCTGGCCTATGTTATCTGACGGCACCGGGAATATTGGCCGAGCTTACGGTGTTCATGACGAAAGCGGCGGCGTGAATATCCGAGGCCGTTTTTTGATCGATCCGGATGGAGTGGTGCAGGCTATGGAAGTATTGGCGCCTCCGGTGGGACGAAAGATCGAAGAAACAATACGACAGGTGCAAGCCTTCCAATACGTACGCAAGATGAAAGGGACGGAGGCTTGCCCGGCCGGTTGGGAACCGGGTGATAAAACTCTTAAACCAGGTCCCGAACTGGTTGGCAAGGTCTGGCAGGTCTGGCAGCCCAAATGA
- a CDS encoding PAS domain S-box protein, which produces MKFDQATARSNQPNDESLKYLLAFCESSSAGFILCDRDLRLTFANEQVVQTIGAKNLDELVGLTLDQLVSPPPPPDHIAKYREVIETGKSAAFDVLPVHSDSLQLFHRFHAFKVGEGIGFVVYDITAETLAKRANEESRRILRETGRMAQIGGWEYDLRTGKSIWTESLYKIMACPEDKEPPGPDEFRQYLSDEDTALIKLAHDKAVNFGESFDLELQLIRADGQRRWFRSYGEPVFHQGQCIKLRGTLQDIHVHKTAAEQAQQHEERYRYLFDNAQVLIAVFDPDGVCIMMNRKAARFFGKKPEEMVGAHFDRLHPENAARFKTLRQAILDGGGPIESEVETTFPVGRRWLLSRMNAMHDANGAIIAVQMISHDITARKKAEKARVESYRMFRSVFENAAIGIALAGLEGRWLDVNQRLCDIVGYSRDEMLNMSFRDITHPEDIPDKLDRIDLLMNGEIDNFVVQKRYIRKDNSVAWVNLTVSIIRNEQNKPEKFVVAVEDITERKKSEIELARAHEALAVAQKMARIGYWSFDIATQTGSWSPQMFEVLDLNPSDGIPQYVGLHQFIHPDDRKAFSKAMYSCTIGKPYNMVIRIVHTDGSIHWINTQGFPKQNDNGEIVDVFGIVQDITHLKRAESALLESEEKYRSLIESIDLGISMISPDFEVMSVNRKMTDWYPDASTLIGHKCYEVFNDPHRDTPCEYCAVIKALQDGQVHETVSNTPTADGIRNYRLVASPVCNEAGEVISVIETVEDVTESRRLEVEIQKQAKLESIGVLAGGIAHDFNNILTAITGNLSLARLDCELDSPVDIAIEQAMRASERAQSITGQLLTFAKGGAPVRQTSNLDTVLRESAIFSLHGSNTICDFEIPSDLRLVDIDVGQISQVINNLVINASQAMPDGGIIRITASNYDHIGSGSGLPLKAVRYIRVSVSDSGIGIQDKHLKKVFDPFFTTKEKGSGLGLASCYSIIRRHDGHIEVESSPGQGTTFTFFLPASEKSEITPVEPNNVNPPGHGRILVVDDEAAIRDITTRILTQHGYESAAVENGHEAVDLYEREHTQGHPFDAVILDLTIPGSIGGCDILEALRQINPDVKAVVSSGYSTDPIMSNYREYGFSARLGKPFRAADLAGVLHRLLR; this is translated from the coding sequence ATGAAATTCGACCAAGCAACAGCCCGTTCAAACCAGCCAAACGATGAGAGTCTCAAATATCTCCTTGCATTCTGTGAATCCTCATCCGCAGGTTTTATTCTCTGTGATCGAGATCTCCGTCTGACATTCGCCAATGAGCAGGTAGTACAAACAATCGGCGCGAAGAATTTGGATGAACTTGTCGGACTTACGCTCGATCAACTGGTGTCTCCTCCCCCACCTCCGGATCATATAGCCAAATATCGCGAAGTCATAGAAACCGGGAAAAGCGCTGCCTTCGATGTACTGCCCGTCCACAGCGACTCACTGCAGTTGTTTCATCGCTTCCATGCTTTCAAAGTCGGCGAAGGAATCGGTTTCGTTGTCTATGATATTACTGCCGAAACACTGGCTAAACGAGCCAATGAAGAAAGCCGTCGTATTCTCCGGGAGACCGGCCGTATGGCTCAAATAGGCGGTTGGGAATACGATCTGAGAACCGGCAAGAGTATTTGGACGGAGTCGCTCTATAAAATCATGGCCTGCCCCGAAGACAAGGAACCGCCGGGCCCCGATGAATTCCGACAATATCTTAGCGACGAAGATACGGCCTTAATAAAGCTAGCCCATGATAAAGCGGTCAATTTCGGAGAATCGTTTGATCTGGAATTACAATTAATCCGAGCCGATGGTCAACGGCGCTGGTTCCGATCGTACGGAGAACCTGTTTTTCACCAGGGTCAATGCATTAAGCTACGCGGAACTCTACAGGACATTCACGTTCATAAAACCGCGGCAGAACAGGCGCAACAGCACGAAGAGAGATACCGGTATCTTTTCGATAATGCTCAGGTATTGATTGCTGTTTTCGATCCTGATGGTGTCTGTATCATGATGAATCGTAAAGCAGCCCGGTTTTTCGGCAAAAAACCGGAAGAAATGGTTGGTGCTCACTTCGACCGGCTACATCCAGAGAACGCCGCTCGCTTCAAGACGTTGAGACAAGCAATCCTTGATGGAGGCGGTCCGATTGAGTCCGAGGTCGAAACCACCTTTCCCGTCGGCAGACGTTGGTTGCTTTCTCGTATGAACGCCATGCATGACGCCAACGGAGCTATCATTGCCGTTCAGATGATTTCACATGATATAACAGCTCGTAAGAAAGCTGAGAAAGCTCGCGTTGAAAGTTATCGGATGTTCCGTTCCGTGTTCGAAAACGCCGCCATTGGAATCGCACTGGCCGGACTCGAAGGTCGATGGCTTGATGTCAACCAACGACTCTGTGACATCGTCGGATATAGCCGCGATGAAATGCTGAATATGTCCTTCCGGGACATTACTCATCCAGAAGACATCCCCGACAAACTCGACCGAATTGATTTACTGATGAATGGTGAGATCGACAATTTTGTCGTACAGAAGCGCTATATTCGCAAGGACAATTCCGTTGCCTGGGTCAACCTTACCGTCAGCATTATCCGCAACGAGCAGAATAAACCGGAAAAATTCGTGGTTGCTGTCGAGGATATCACGGAACGAAAGAAGAGTGAAATAGAACTAGCCCGAGCTCATGAAGCCCTCGCAGTCGCACAGAAAATGGCGCGCATCGGTTATTGGTCGTTCGACATAGCTACCCAGACAGGCTCCTGGTCACCCCAGATGTTTGAGGTCCTGGACCTCAATCCGTCGGACGGTATTCCCCAGTATGTCGGACTCCATCAGTTCATACATCCGGATGACCGCAAAGCCTTCTCCAAAGCCATGTACAGTTGCACTATAGGCAAGCCGTACAACATGGTCATCAGAATCGTGCATACGGACGGCTCAATCCATTGGATCAACACCCAGGGTTTTCCGAAACAAAACGATAATGGTGAAATAGTCGATGTCTTCGGGATCGTTCAGGATATAACCCATCTGAAGCGCGCCGAAAGCGCTTTGCTTGAAAGCGAAGAGAAATACCGCAGCTTGATCGAATCCATCGATCTTGGGATATCCATGATAAGTCCCGATTTCGAGGTTATGTCCGTCAATCGCAAGATGACTGACTGGTATCCGGATGCTTCCACCTTAATCGGCCATAAATGCTATGAAGTCTTTAATGATCCTCATAGAGACACTCCATGCGAATACTGCGCAGTGATCAAGGCATTACAAGACGGTCAGGTACACGAAACCGTATCCAACACGCCTACAGCCGATGGCATACGTAATTACCGGCTGGTGGCCTCACCCGTCTGTAATGAGGCAGGCGAAGTCATCTCCGTCATTGAGACGGTGGAAGACGTTACTGAGAGCCGTCGTCTCGAAGTCGAGATTCAGAAACAGGCGAAACTGGAATCGATCGGTGTCCTGGCCGGCGGCATTGCCCACGACTTCAACAACATCCTCACTGCCATTACCGGTAATCTGTCGCTCGCCCGACTCGATTGTGAACTCGATTCACCGGTAGATATCGCAATCGAACAGGCCATGCGTGCTTCTGAAAGAGCCCAAAGCATAACCGGGCAACTGCTCACCTTCGCCAAAGGCGGAGCCCCCGTGAGACAAACCAGCAATCTCGATACGGTGCTTCGTGAATCTGCTATTTTCAGTCTGCACGGATCCAACACTATTTGTGATTTCGAGATCCCCTCGGACCTGAGGCTGGTTGATATTGACGTGGGACAAATTAGCCAGGTTATAAACAATCTCGTGATTAACGCCAGCCAGGCCATGCCGGATGGCGGCATTATCAGGATCACAGCTTCCAACTACGATCATATCGGCTCCGGATCGGGACTGCCGCTCAAGGCCGTACGTTACATCCGTGTGTCAGTTAGTGATTCCGGTATTGGCATTCAGGATAAACATCTAAAGAAAGTGTTCGATCCGTTCTTCACTACCAAAGAGAAAGGCAGCGGTCTTGGACTGGCTTCCTGTTATTCGATCATTCGTCGGCATGACGGCCATATCGAAGTGGAATCATCCCCCGGACAAGGCACTACCTTTACCTTCTTTCTTCCGGCATCCGAGAAATCCGAGATAACACCGGTTGAACCAAACAACGTCAATCCCCCGGGTCACGGCCGAATCCTGGTTGTCGATGACGAGGCCGCCATAAGAGATATTACGACTAGAATCCTTACGCAACACGGGTATGAATCAGCGGCCGTTGAAAACGGTCATGAAGCTGTCGATCTATACGAACGGGAGCATACACAAGGACATCCGTTCGATGCCGTGATTCTCGATCTGACCATCCCCGGAAGCATAGGAGGATGCGATATTCTCGAAGCTCTCCGGCAAATCAATCCCGACGTGAAAGCCGTCGTATCAAGCGGTTATTCTACCGATCCCATCATGTCGAATTATCGGGAATACGGATTCAGCGCTCGCCTCGGAAAACCATTCCGCGCAGCCGATCTCGCCGGCGTATTGCATCGTTTACTCAGATGA
- a CDS encoding class I SAM-dependent methyltransferase, translating to MFDQLRLIADRPRPYQFYTANQLWADPHISQKMLEYHLDNSVDLASRNKQFVERSVDWLVRECDLKRGAAVCDFGCGPGFYTTLLASRGMKVTGLDFSERSLKYARRIAEEKKLGIDYRQQNYLDFTPDRQYDLVTMIFCDFCVLSPEQRRLLLGIFRQCLKPGGKLVLDVVTMNQFNLTEEKNVFDFYTGEGFWSSQPHFIFQSTFKYPSEQLYVDKWTIIERVRTREIYNWMQCFTPVSLDGELARSGFRSVKKFANVAGDPFDSEATEMAVVAEVIG from the coding sequence ATGTTTGACCAATTGCGCTTAATTGCCGACCGGCCGCGGCCATACCAGTTTTATACCGCCAACCAGCTTTGGGCTGATCCCCACATTTCTCAGAAAATGCTCGAGTATCATCTGGATAATTCGGTTGATCTGGCCTCGCGCAATAAGCAGTTCGTAGAACGATCGGTCGATTGGTTAGTCCGGGAATGCGATCTCAAACGAGGAGCGGCTGTGTGTGATTTCGGTTGTGGTCCCGGATTCTACACAACGCTCCTGGCCTCCCGGGGGATGAAGGTAACGGGCCTCGATTTCTCGGAACGATCTCTGAAATATGCCCGCCGTATTGCTGAGGAAAAGAAGTTGGGGATCGACTATCGCCAGCAAAACTACCTCGATTTCACCCCGGACCGGCAGTATGACCTGGTAACCATGATCTTCTGCGATTTCTGCGTCCTTAGCCCGGAACAGCGCCGACTATTACTGGGGATTTTCAGACAATGTCTGAAACCGGGCGGGAAGCTCGTTCTCGATGTCGTCACCATGAACCAGTTTAACCTGACCGAAGAGAAGAATGTATTCGATTTTTATACAGGTGAAGGATTCTGGTCTTCGCAGCCGCATTTCATTTTTCAGAGTACGTTCAAGTATCCGTCGGAGCAACTCTATGTCGACAAGTGGACCATAATCGAGAGGGTGCGAACGCGGGAGATCTACAACTGGATGCAATGCTTCACGCCGGTAAGTCTTGATGGTGAACTGGCGCGTTCAGGATTTCGGTCGGTGAAGAAATTTGCAAATGTCGCCGGCGATCCGTTCGACTCGGAAGCGACCGAGATGGCGGTCGTTGCCGAGGTGATCGGTTAG
- a CDS encoding sensor histidine kinase, with translation MAETLLAALETENISGLSVDFAEHHAEAGSFDSSQTIASFSPRSGNSTTRLSLSGSGKKKIMEDTRECLQTIVDTVALSLQHHGNDNTASELKRSEARIAAYRSLLQKLASELSLAEARERRNIAEDLHDHVGQALAFVRTRLARLQGNSVFHGFEEDFSESLRLIDQTIAYIRNLTVTISPPVLYELGLAPAIEWLVEQAEHKYDLKATLTIRGDFSSLGEDLRVILFKTIQELLNNIGKHAAARRFELSAAYTRSGLEIKLCDDGRGFDTSILERRVAQNEGFGLFSIRERIQYIGGLLQIESQPGHGTTVTITAPRWTKD, from the coding sequence TTGGCAGAGACACTCTTAGCGGCCCTCGAAACTGAAAACATTTCAGGGCTTTCGGTCGACTTCGCCGAACATCATGCCGAAGCCGGTTCGTTTGATTCTTCGCAAACGATTGCATCCTTCTCTCCGCGTAGCGGTAATTCGACCACCCGACTCTCTCTTTCGGGTTCGGGTAAAAAGAAGATCATGGAAGACACCCGTGAATGCCTCCAGACCATCGTCGACACCGTAGCTTTGTCGCTGCAACACCATGGGAACGATAACACCGCATCCGAGTTGAAACGATCCGAAGCTCGTATTGCCGCATACCGTTCCCTTCTGCAGAAGCTCGCCTCTGAGCTCTCATTGGCAGAGGCTCGCGAACGACGCAATATCGCCGAGGACCTGCACGATCACGTCGGTCAGGCTCTTGCTTTCGTTCGTACTCGGCTGGCCCGCCTTCAGGGTAACTCGGTTTTCCATGGTTTCGAGGAAGACTTCTCCGAATCGCTGCGCCTGATCGATCAGACTATCGCATATATTCGTAATCTGACGGTTACCATCAGCCCCCCTGTTTTATACGAACTGGGACTGGCTCCGGCTATCGAATGGCTCGTTGAACAGGCTGAACATAAATACGATCTAAAGGCAACCCTGACAATAAGGGGAGATTTTTCTTCGCTTGGAGAGGACCTGCGCGTTATCTTATTCAAAACGATCCAGGAACTGCTGAATAACATCGGTAAGCACGCTGCCGCCAGGCGATTCGAACTCTCCGCGGCTTACACCCGCAGCGGTCTCGAAATTAAGCTGTGCGATGACGGTCGCGGTTTTGACACCAGCATCCTGGAGCGACGGGTAGCACAAAACGAAGGATTCGGTCTGTTCAGCATCCGTGAGCGAATCCAGTACATCGGTGGCTTACTACAGATCGAATCACAACCGGGACACGGTACAACCGTAACGATTACCGCCCCGCGATGGACGAAGGACTGA
- a CDS encoding response regulator transcription factor, which yields MAYRILLADDHKLLIDGLHNLLDNRSDLEVVGQATDGSQAIDLAAELKPDIVLMDISMPRLNGIEATRRILAEQPNIRILMLSMHSDRRFISESLKAGACGYILKDSAFDELTEAIATVLRNEIFLSRQIRDIVLRDYIDRIPDNQTTAFASLSGREREVLQLLAEGKSTKEIADILNVSIKTVESHRKQIQDKLNLRSIAELTKFAIREGLTQLE from the coding sequence ATGGCCTACCGCATCCTGTTGGCTGATGACCATAAGCTGCTGATTGACGGCCTTCACAACTTGCTCGACAACCGCAGTGATCTCGAAGTAGTCGGGCAGGCAACCGACGGCTCCCAGGCAATTGACCTGGCAGCCGAGTTGAAACCGGATATCGTGCTTATGGATATCTCCATGCCGCGCCTGAATGGTATTGAGGCGACTCGTCGAATTCTTGCCGAACAACCGAACATCCGCATCCTTATGCTTTCGATGCACTCCGATCGTCGCTTTATCTCCGAATCCCTCAAGGCGGGGGCATGCGGATATATTCTCAAGGACTCCGCTTTCGACGAACTGACCGAAGCAATCGCCACCGTCCTGCGCAACGAAATTTTTCTTAGTCGACAAATCAGAGATATCGTACTTCGCGACTATATCGATCGCATCCCCGACAACCAGACAACGGCTTTCGCCAGTCTCTCGGGACGCGAGCGAGAGGTGCTGCAACTACTCGCTGAGGGGAAATCAACCAAGGAGATCGCAGACATCCTCAACGTTAGTATCAAAACCGTTGAATCACATCGTAAACAGATCCAGGACAAACTCAACCTGCGCTCGATTGCCGAACTCACCAAATTCGCTATACGTGAAGGGCTGACACAGCTCGAATAG
- a CDS encoding ammonium transporter yields MFDTGNTGFMLVATSLVMLMTPGLAFFYGGLVGRKNVLSIMIQSFVSMGVTTILWYAVGFSLCFSGGEGGIIGNLDMAFLNGVNPLTPFADGQIPMIVFISYQMMFAIITPALITGAFSNRVRFPAYLLFLVAWLLFVYFPFVHMIWGGGLLAEWGVLDFAGGIAVHNIAGMAALASVLFVGRRRVAEKGPHSIPLVALGTGLLWFGWYGFNAGSELQVDEITALAFLNTDVAASFAAISWLIIAWILEKKPKFVGLLTGAVAGLATITPAAAFVSTGSAAVIGIVAGLVCYTAVSLKNKLRWDDALDVWGVHGVGGALGIVMLGILGSTVINPNGADGLLFGGADFFVKELVAIIVSSIYAFIFTYVMLWLINKVTTVKTTETEEGTLDESLHGESAYLS; encoded by the coding sequence ATGTTCGACACCGGCAATACCGGTTTTATGCTGGTCGCCACAAGTCTGGTCATGCTCATGACACCAGGCCTTGCGTTCTTCTATGGAGGACTGGTAGGGCGTAAAAATGTGCTCTCGATCATGATTCAGAGCTTCGTGTCGATGGGCGTTACTACGATTCTTTGGTATGCGGTCGGCTTTTCACTCTGTTTCAGCGGCGGTGAAGGCGGCATTATCGGTAACCTGGACATGGCTTTCCTGAACGGCGTAAATCCGCTTACTCCGTTCGCCGATGGTCAGATACCGATGATTGTTTTCATCTCTTATCAGATGATGTTCGCCATTATTACCCCGGCCCTTATCACCGGAGCGTTTTCCAACCGCGTCCGCTTCCCTGCTTACCTGCTTTTCCTGGTAGCATGGTTGCTGTTCGTCTATTTCCCGTTCGTCCACATGATCTGGGGCGGCGGCCTTCTGGCCGAGTGGGGCGTGCTTGACTTCGCCGGTGGTATCGCGGTTCACAACATCGCCGGTATGGCAGCACTCGCATCAGTCCTTTTCGTGGGACGAAGACGTGTTGCCGAAAAAGGCCCCCACAGCATTCCGCTGGTTGCTCTTGGCACCGGTCTGCTATGGTTCGGCTGGTATGGTTTTAACGCCGGATCAGAATTACAGGTCGATGAGATCACCGCACTGGCTTTCCTGAATACCGATGTCGCGGCTTCGTTTGCCGCTATCTCCTGGCTCATCATAGCCTGGATTCTGGAAAAGAAGCCGAAATTCGTCGGTTTGCTCACGGGTGCCGTAGCCGGTCTCGCTACCATCACTCCCGCAGCCGCTTTCGTCTCGACCGGTAGTGCCGCAGTCATCGGCATAGTGGCCGGGCTCGTTTGCTACACTGCGGTCAGTCTCAAAAACAAGCTGCGTTGGGATGATGCTCTGGATGTCTGGGGCGTGCACGGTGTCGGAGGTGCTCTTGGTATCGTTATGTTGGGCATCCTCGGCAGCACCGTGATCAACCCCAACGGCGCTGACGGTCTTCTTTTCGGCGGCGCTGATTTCTTCGTTAAGGAGTTGGTGGCCATCATCGTTTCTTCCATCTATGCCTTCATCTTCACCTACGTCATGCTCTGGTTGATCAACAAGGTCACCACTGTTAAGACCACCGAGACTGAAGAAGGAACTTTGGACGAGTCACTGCACGGTGAATCCGCTTATTTGAGTTAG
- the ablB gene encoding putative beta-lysine N-acetyltransferase has protein sequence MTSALQQQDTIEKFHGSIIQHGPLSNRIYLMKIGEADPDELVAELAKLAHERGYTKIFAKVPVGKVTPFEAAGYTVEAKILGFYNGVEAADFLGYYPDKKRRELSNEDELNEVIDITRRKNEGGASNRILPEHGVLRLCQPSDVARMAYIYREVFPSYPFPIDNPDYLLRTMRTHVLYFGVEVSNILVSLSSAEMDEASGNVEMTDFATLPNYRGNSFATVLLEQMENAMRVRGVKTAYTIARAISPGMNITFARCGYAFGGRLINNTNISGSIESMNVWYKSLV, from the coding sequence ATGACCTCTGCTTTACAACAACAAGACACGATAGAGAAGTTTCACGGTTCGATAATACAACACGGGCCACTCAGCAATCGCATTTACCTGATGAAGATTGGTGAAGCCGATCCGGATGAATTGGTGGCTGAATTGGCAAAACTGGCTCATGAGAGAGGATACACGAAGATTTTCGCCAAGGTGCCGGTAGGAAAAGTGACGCCGTTCGAGGCTGCCGGGTATACCGTGGAAGCAAAGATTCTCGGATTTTACAACGGCGTCGAAGCTGCTGATTTTCTTGGTTATTATCCCGACAAAAAGCGTCGGGAGCTATCCAACGAAGATGAGTTGAATGAGGTGATAGACATTACTCGTCGCAAAAACGAAGGAGGGGCAAGTAATCGAATCCTTCCGGAACACGGGGTACTCAGGTTATGTCAGCCTTCCGATGTCGCCCGGATGGCGTATATTTACCGAGAAGTATTTCCGTCGTATCCGTTCCCTATCGACAATCCCGATTATTTGTTACGGACGATGCGAACACACGTGTTATATTTCGGAGTAGAGGTCAGCAACATCCTAGTGTCGCTGTCGTCGGCCGAGATGGACGAAGCGAGCGGAAATGTGGAGATGACCGATTTTGCAACCTTGCCAAACTATCGTGGAAATTCGTTTGCGACAGTGCTCCTGGAGCAGATGGAGAATGCCATGAGAGTTCGGGGGGTAAAAACAGCCTATACTATTGCGCGGGCAATTTCCCCCGGTATGAATATAACTTTCGCGCGTTGCGGCTACGCTTTTGGGGGGAGACTCATCAATAATACCAACATCTCCGGCAGCATTGAGAGTATGAATGTCTGGTATAAGTCGTTAGTCTGA
- a CDS encoding sodium:solute symporter family protein: MTILDFIIFGIYLTAVLGVGFYFFRRNKSTEDYYVGDRSVHSAHVGLSIVATDVGGGFSIGLGGVGFVMGLAGSWLLFTGLVGAWLSAVFIIPRIKKIDAAKGMMTYPDFLRFRYNDRVALVAAVISGIGYLGFTGAQMLAGAKLASATILQTNPFGVDPITFALVAIALITILYTVIGGLKAVIYTDTFQWVLLLSGLILVTIPVTLYEIGGWSTLRSELPPGHFSLGNIEAVTFINWMVTIIPIWLIGMTLYQRMYACRSEKEARRAWYIAGLFEYPVMAFTGVFLGMCARVMFPEAEPEMALPMLIRDVLPIGVTGIVIASYFSAIMSTADSCLMASSGNFVKDLIERYWLKNLSMKKSIRLSMAATAVIGLIAVILAAQFQTVLDAILYAYAFMVSGLFVPTLGAYFWKRGSSIGAIAGMLAGGGLTLLLMTGVILPPVAMGNWGLDFSVYGIIVSALFYTVGSLMAPDKQAVADGNA, translated from the coding sequence ATGACTATTCTCGATTTTATTATATTCGGTATCTACCTGACGGCGGTGCTTGGTGTAGGATTCTATTTTTTCCGTCGCAATAAAAGCACCGAGGATTATTATGTGGGAGATCGTTCCGTTCACTCTGCTCATGTAGGTTTATCGATCGTGGCGACGGATGTCGGCGGCGGTTTTTCGATCGGTCTAGGTGGGGTGGGTTTCGTTATGGGACTTGCCGGCAGTTGGTTGCTTTTTACAGGTCTGGTCGGAGCATGGCTTTCGGCCGTATTCATCATTCCCCGCATTAAAAAGATCGATGCGGCAAAGGGAATGATGACCTACCCGGATTTTCTTCGTTTCCGTTACAACGACCGTGTGGCGCTCGTAGCCGCGGTGATTTCGGGGATCGGCTATCTTGGTTTTACCGGGGCGCAGATGCTGGCCGGGGCAAAGCTGGCCTCGGCTACGATTTTACAGACTAATCCGTTCGGTGTAGATCCGATCACCTTCGCTCTGGTCGCTATAGCTCTGATTACGATCCTGTATACCGTGATAGGCGGCCTCAAAGCGGTGATTTATACCGACACTTTCCAATGGGTGCTTTTGCTAAGCGGCCTGATACTGGTGACGATTCCGGTAACACTGTATGAGATAGGGGGCTGGTCAACCTTGCGGAGTGAATTGCCGCCAGGTCACTTTTCTCTCGGCAATATAGAGGCGGTAACGTTTATCAACTGGATGGTGACAATCATCCCGATCTGGCTGATCGGAATGACTCTTTACCAGCGTATGTACGCCTGTCGTTCCGAGAAGGAAGCCCGGCGTGCCTGGTATATTGCCGGTCTGTTCGAGTATCCGGTGATGGCTTTCACCGGGGTGTTTTTAGGAATGTGTGCCCGGGTGATGTTTCCCGAAGCGGAGCCGGAAATGGCGTTGCCGATGCTGATCAGAGACGTGTTGCCGATCGGTGTGACCGGTATCGTAATCGCCTCATACTTTTCTGCGATCATGTCCACGGCCGACAGTTGCCTGATGGCTTCATCGGGGAACTTCGTCAAAGACCTGATCGAACGTTACTGGCTTAAGAATCTTTCCATGAAGAAATCAATTCGTTTGTCGATGGCGGCCACGGCGGTAATCGGTCTGATAGCGGTGATTCTTGCCGCTCAATTCCAGACAGTGCTCGATGCCATTCTCTACGCGTATGCATTTATGGTGTCGGGATTGTTTGTCCCTACATTGGGGGCTTATTTCTGGAAACGGGGCTCTTCGATCGGAGCCATAGCAGGAATGTTGGCCGGTGGAGGTTTGACATTATTGCTTATGACGGGGGTTATTTTACCTCCGGTGGCTATGGGAAATTGGGGGCTTGATTTCAGTGTGTACGGGATTATAGTCTCGGCGTTGTTTTATACGGTTGGCTCACTCATGGCGCCGGACAAACAGGCGGTTGCTGACGGCAATGCTTAA